The following proteins are encoded in a genomic region of Liolophura sinensis isolate JHLJ2023 chromosome 7, CUHK_Ljap_v2, whole genome shotgun sequence:
- the LOC135471477 gene encoding tubulin beta chain isoform X2, giving the protein MDSVRSGPFGQIFRPDNFVFGQSGAGNNWAKGHYTEGAELVDSVLDVVRKEAESCDCLQGFQLTHSLGGGTGSGMGTLLISKIREEYPDRIMNTFSVVPSPKVSDTVVEPYNATLSVHQLVENTDETYCIDNEALYDICFRTLKLTTPTYGDLNHLVSATMSGVTTCLRFPGQLNADLRKLAVNMVPFPRLHFFMPGFAPLTSRGSQQYRALTVPELTQQMFDARNMMAACDPRHGRYLTVAAMFRGRMSMKEVDEQMLNIQNKNTSYFVEWIPNNVKTAVCDIPPRGLKMAATFVGNSTAIQELFKRISEQFTAMFRRKAFLHWYTGEGMDEMEFTEAESNMNDLVSEYQQYQDATADEEAEYIEEVAEDE; this is encoded by the exons ATGGATTCTGTCCGCTCCGGTCCATTTGGTCAGATCTTCCGGCCGGACAATTTCGTCTTCGGTCAGAGCGGAGCTGGAAACAACTGGGCCAAGGGTCACTACACGGAGGGTGCAGAGCTGGTAGACAGCGTTCTGGACGTTGTGAGGAAGGAGGCTGAGAGCTGTGACTGTCTGCAGGGCTTCCAGCTGACGCATTCCCTTGGGGGCGGGACGGGATCTGGCATGGGCACCTTACTGATCAGCAAGATCCGTGAAGAGTATCCAGATAGGATTATGAATACTTTCTCCGTTGTTCCCTCGCCAAAG GTATCGGACACCGTTGTAGAACCTTACAACGCCACCCTGTCTGTTCATCAGCTGGTAGAAAACACAGACGAGACTTATTGTATTGATAACGAAGCCCTGTACGATATCTGCTTCCGCACTCTTAAACTTACCACTCCAACGTACGGAGATCTGAACCATCTGGTCTCGGCAACAATGTCAGGTGTGACAACATGCCTCCGATTTCCTGGTCAACTTAACGCTGACCTCCGTAAACTGGCTGTCAACATGGTACCCTTCCCTCGTCTCCATTTCTTCATGCCAGGGTTTGCCCCTCTCACCTCCAGAGGTAGCCAGCAGTACAGAGCTCTGACTGTGCCAGAACTCACCCAACAGATGTTTGATGCGAGAAACATGATGGCCGCCTGTGATCCCCGTCATGGCCGCTACCTGACCGTGGCCGCCATGTTCCGTGGTCGTATGTCCATGAAAGAAGTGGACgaacaaatgttaaatattcaaaacaaGAACACCAGTTATTTTGTCGAATGGATCCCCAATAACGTCAAGACCGCCGTTTGCGACATTCCCCCTCGCggtctcaagatggctgccactTTCGTTGGCAATAGCACAGCCATCCAAGAGCTGTTCAAGCGAATCTCCGAACAGTTCACCGCCATGTTCCGGCGAAAGGCTTTCCTGCATTGGTACACCGGCGAGGGCATGGACGAGATGGAGTTTACTGAGGCCGAGTCCAACATGAACGACTTGGTGTCCGAGTACCAGCAGTACCAAGACGCGACCGCTGATGAGGAGGCCGAGTACATCGAGGAAGTTGCCGAAGACGAGTGA
- the LOC135471477 gene encoding tubulin beta chain isoform X1 produces the protein MREIVHIQAGQCGNQIGAKFWEVISDEHGIDPTGTYHGDSDLQLERINVYYTEATGGKYVPRAVLVDLEPGTMDSVRSGPFGQIFRPDNFVFGQSGAGNNWAKGHYTEGAELVDSVLDVVRKEAESCDCLQGFQLTHSLGGGTGSGMGTLLISKIREEYPDRIMNTFSVVPSPKVSDTVVEPYNATLSVHQLVENTDETYCIDNEALYDICFRTLKLTTPTYGDLNHLVSATMSGVTTCLRFPGQLNADLRKLAVNMVPFPRLHFFMPGFAPLTSRGSQQYRALTVPELTQQMFDARNMMAACDPRHGRYLTVAAMFRGRMSMKEVDEQMLNIQNKNTSYFVEWIPNNVKTAVCDIPPRGLKMAATFVGNSTAIQELFKRISEQFTAMFRRKAFLHWYTGEGMDEMEFTEAESNMNDLVSEYQQYQDATADEEAEYIEEVAEDE, from the exons ATGAGGGAAATCGTACATATACAAGCGGGGCAATGTGGCAACCAGATCGGGGCGAAG TTCTGGGAGGTGATCTCGGACGAACACGGCATTGATCCTACTGGGACGTACCACGGGGACTCTGATCTTCAGCTGGAGAGGATCAATGTGTACTACACAGAGGCAACAG GAGGAAAGTATGTCCCCCGAGCAGTTCTCGTCGATCTGGAGCCCGGCACCATGGATTCTGTCCGCTCCGGTCCATTTGGTCAGATCTTCCGGCCGGACAATTTCGTCTTCGGTCAGAGCGGAGCTGGAAACAACTGGGCCAAGGGTCACTACACGGAGGGTGCAGAGCTGGTAGACAGCGTTCTGGACGTTGTGAGGAAGGAGGCTGAGAGCTGTGACTGTCTGCAGGGCTTCCAGCTGACGCATTCCCTTGGGGGCGGGACGGGATCTGGCATGGGCACCTTACTGATCAGCAAGATCCGTGAAGAGTATCCAGATAGGATTATGAATACTTTCTCCGTTGTTCCCTCGCCAAAG GTATCGGACACCGTTGTAGAACCTTACAACGCCACCCTGTCTGTTCATCAGCTGGTAGAAAACACAGACGAGACTTATTGTATTGATAACGAAGCCCTGTACGATATCTGCTTCCGCACTCTTAAACTTACCACTCCAACGTACGGAGATCTGAACCATCTGGTCTCGGCAACAATGTCAGGTGTGACAACATGCCTCCGATTTCCTGGTCAACTTAACGCTGACCTCCGTAAACTGGCTGTCAACATGGTACCCTTCCCTCGTCTCCATTTCTTCATGCCAGGGTTTGCCCCTCTCACCTCCAGAGGTAGCCAGCAGTACAGAGCTCTGACTGTGCCAGAACTCACCCAACAGATGTTTGATGCGAGAAACATGATGGCCGCCTGTGATCCCCGTCATGGCCGCTACCTGACCGTGGCCGCCATGTTCCGTGGTCGTATGTCCATGAAAGAAGTGGACgaacaaatgttaaatattcaaaacaaGAACACCAGTTATTTTGTCGAATGGATCCCCAATAACGTCAAGACCGCCGTTTGCGACATTCCCCCTCGCggtctcaagatggctgccactTTCGTTGGCAATAGCACAGCCATCCAAGAGCTGTTCAAGCGAATCTCCGAACAGTTCACCGCCATGTTCCGGCGAAAGGCTTTCCTGCATTGGTACACCGGCGAGGGCATGGACGAGATGGAGTTTACTGAGGCCGAGTCCAACATGAACGACTTGGTGTCCGAGTACCAGCAGTACCAAGACGCGACCGCTGATGAGGAGGCCGAGTACATCGAGGAAGTTGCCGAAGACGAGTGA
- the LOC135470780 gene encoding uncharacterized protein LOC135470780: MRDSVSFLLISLVLASQVVGTASSADGGSLPDVDSIPVAIEWDRSVVTSELPAQDGVDLAIAQNAEDAPGQVPVRCNPGDDYIRDPKDCGKFYQCSHGVPYQMGCEAGLYFDINSKVCGWPSNVNCDLDRCDRRRIGLRSGTGNNNESRSACPDGYMPVACTSSDPRRSNGNFVEGRQCVSVNGERGEGQRTIATCVSADDEDYAYPSSGDWERSPSVQCPSGYRIINCLLRNQWNDIRFAFPVIDISRNSCYPDITCLAGWGCSVQAICRKG; encoded by the exons ATGAGGGATTCTGTGTCGTTTCTCTTGATAAGCCTTGTCTTGGCCTCACAAGTCGTTGGTACTGCCTCATCAGCTGATGGTGGGTCGTTACCCGATGTAGATAGCATTCCCGTGGCCATTGAATGGGACCGCTCCGTAGTGACAAGTGAGCTTCCCGCCCAAGACGGAGTAGATCTGGCCATTGCCCAGAATGCCGAAGACGCCCCTGGTCAGGTGCCCGTGCGGTGTAATCCCGGTGATGATTACATCCGAGATCCCAAAGACTGTGGCAAATTCTACCAATGCTCTCATGGCGTCCCTTACCAAATGGGCTGTGAAGCCGGCCTGTACTTCGACATCAACTCCAAAGTCTGTGGTTGGCCTTCAAATGTGAACTGTGACTTAGACCGGTGTG ACAGACGACGAATTGGGCTTCGCTCGGGAACCGGAAATAACAACGAGTCGAGATCAGCTTGTCCGGACGGATATATGCCGGTAGCATGTACTTCCTCTGACCCTCGTAGAAGCAACGGGAACTTTGTGGAAGGACGCCAATGTGTATCTGTGAATGGTGAGAGAGGGGAAGGCCAAAGG ACGATTGCCACCTGTGTGTCAGCTGATGACGAAGATTACGCGTACCCAAGCAGCGGGGATTGGGAGCGAAGTCCCTCCGTACAGTGTCCAAGTGGGTACCGGATCATCAACTGTTTACTCAGAAATCA GTGGAATGATATCCGATTCGCATTCCCTGTGATCGATATTTCCAGGAATTCCTGCTACCCTGACATAACATGTTTGGCAGGATGGGGATGTTCTGTTCAGGCCATCTGCAGAAAAGGTTAA